A genomic window from Fusarium oxysporum Fo47 chromosome X, complete sequence includes:
- a CDS encoding general substrate transporter produces the protein MKKALGTFRAFYLVALCCVGSFLFAYDTGIVGGILTFPSFQRDFQYTTKDKANVGSLSTSLLQAGAFFSCFFIWPFTARFGRRWSLVLASAIFNVGAVVQTINTHHLAGFYIARFVSGVGVGMATVIVPMYSAEMAPKNIRGMLGSMFQFFFTLGVMTSYWVDYAVSIHIPDDSSAQWQLPVGLQLVPGTILGLGMLFTKESTRWLAKKNRREEALQSLIWVRGGDSPDVQEEFGEIIRSIDEENRIKAGLTWKELIEPINRYRLGLIIALQIGVQLTGNTSMAYYAPQIFGLVGAGQDKLLLTGFFGLVKVVACLFFLLFLVERIGRRGSLLAGAGLMGIYMLIVAILTVKFPPNPDAGLTPPSIASLTMIYLEAMSYNISWGPVPWVYTGEIFSSRVREAGIAISTSTQWLFNFVFSQATPHAVKNLGWRTFLMFSIFNFALVVFVWFFITETKGKSLEEMEELFARRAGVTIARPVEDGVASEKEMGRHAEMQSPKSD, from the exons ATGAAGAAAGCTCTGGGAACTTTCAGAGCATTCTACCTTGTAGCGCTATGCTGCGTTGGTTCATTTCTTTTTGCCTATGACACAGGCATTGTTGGCGGAATTTTAACCTTCCCGAGCTTCCAACGGGATTTCCAGTATAccaccaaggacaaggccaaTGTCGGTTCACTGTCCACGAGTCTTCTGCAAGCTGGTG ctttcttctcctgcttcttcatctggccCTTCACCGCTCGATTTGGCCGTCGCTGGTCTCTTGTTCTAGCCTCGGCTATTTTTAATGTCGGCGCCGTGGTGCAGACCATCAACACTCATCATCTCGCCGGATTTTACATTGCCCGATTTGTCTCGGGCGTCGGTGTTGGCATGGCCACTGTGATAGTGCCCATGTACTCAGCTGAGATGGCACCGAAAAATATCCGTGGTATGCTTGGTAGCATGTTCCAGTTCTTCTTTACCTTGGGAGTCATGACCTCGTACTGGGTTGATTACGCAGTGAGCATCCACATCCCCGACGACAGCAGCGCCCAGTGGCAACTGCCGGTCGGTTTACAGCTTGTTCCCGGTACTATCCTTGGCCTAGGAATGCTCTTTACAAAGGAGAGTACTCGTTGGCTGGCCAAGAAAAATCGCCGTGAGGAGGCTTTGCAGTCTTTGATCTGGGTTCGTGGTGGAGATTCTCCCGACGTCCAAGAAGA GTTCGGCGAGATTATTCGGAGCATCGACGAAGAGAACCGTATCAAGGCTGGTTTGACTTGGAAAGAGCTTATTGAGCCCATCAACCGTTACCGTCTCGGCCTCATCATTGCTCTACAAATTG GCGTTCAACTCACCGGCAACACCTCCATGGCGTACT ACGCTCCTCAGATTTTCGGTCTAGTTGGTGCTGGCCAGGACAAGCTTCTGCTTACTGGCTTCTTCGGTCTTGTCAAAGTCGTGGCGTGTCTTTTCTTCCTGCTATTCCTCGTTGAACGAATCGGTCGTCGTGGCTCTCTGCTCGCAGGGGCAGGTCTCATGGGCATTTACATGCTCATCGTGGCAATCTTGACAGTCAAGTTCCCTCCGAACCCCGATGCTGGACTGACTCCTCCTTCTATTGCCTCTCTGACTATGATTTATCTCGAAGCCATGAGTTATAACATCTCTTGGGGGCCTGTACCGTGGGTTTACACTGGTGAGATTTTCAGCAGCCGTGTTCGCGAGGCTGGCATTGCCATCAGCACCTCAACGCAATGGCTGTTCAACTTCGTCTTTTCTCAAGCCACTCCCCACGCTGTCAAGAACCTTGGCTGGAGGACTTTTCTCATGTTCTCAATTTTCAATTTCGCACTTGTTGTCTTCGTCTGGTTCTTTATCACAGAGACCAAAGGCAAGTCTCTAGAGGAAATGGAAGAAC TCTTTGCCCGTCGGGCTGGCGTCACTATCGCGAGACCTGTAGAAGACGGGGTAGCAAGCGAGAAGGAGATGGGTAGGCATGCTGAAATGCAGTCTCCCAAGTCGGACTAG
- a CDS encoding uncharacterized protein (of unknown function-domain containing protein), whose product MRLKRSKTKEESSMGDEEASFHAFNSPKRLPAWLDHFNAKDLKILFKCSLAVWILTLFIYISDTLRVLGQSAFFGCVVLFIMPPSGVVFIHFAAGVMICVGLALGWAWGVITMKAALATRPLADLQQRYAELQQSMPQNTTNVDQASGQATYQQIAIYEGFMLDTRVSVTYFCMMGLFVYLMARLRVSAPNLMLVSMFSMIVADIYFTTAPLIPTFNGTIPKVLILPSAIAVGVGVVCNLLFFPQSTSQIALGSLEDLLRPMNGYIKALTWHFKTRTRFEPEQLQALKSALTVSFKSVESAVKFLPLDFSYRRWSPEDIKSFQEPLRQVLVSFGELLQLSISREELFAKDEALTKAAEELEKSDNEKHPLAYHIAKAADLREITRHPDTEDMIIKAIDALSSCATPLLKTLEQSVNAIIEAFSGASQADIISQHEQILASLQETLEDFEDTAAEQLIAPHAYLFDANGKVIYNDRRAPPMLGLMSGLLYQERLINLTKNIGGVLERAIEIERGRTSKRVWLPKGLQHIFTLGLSQDAPPSTIPNSNDLTRTMSVISKPEKKRGLFNKKRKEKEDPEGARTTATILESMQQPTSRRRSKSSLIFLALINFFTGVEGLHALRALILTIALAVPAVIPSSAGFYYREKGLWALIMAQMALEPYMSDFTSGILIRTLGTVAGGILGLLCWYIGSGNGPGNPYGLAAIMAVAIIGMMWWRLFAPPQHMAAGIMLTSTMYMVMSYSWVDTHIPSYGNPGVGYEVFWRRILLVLIGFGAAVLVALLPRPLSGNRHYRQILSSQLSSIRDRYALLISVWRSPPDDFVEVIEKQATTTEELLNSIALPILKTKFEFSTSNIDTETLSRANHLCNNLNVFLAQFSLTATKLPFPVRERFFYRVSAGDENLIADLMSTMTLLQHSLISGEPLPAILPTPLVGRAIQFRRLRGDFQDEGNSKEYLAKQEGRHWSAAVYAFVRFLGTLDELVVVVKKSVGERSHINAEALGGNMY is encoded by the exons ATGAGGCTGAAACGGTCAAAAACGAAAGAGGAGAGCTCAATGGGGGATGAGGAGGCGTCTTTTCATGCTTTCAATAGCCCCAAGCGACTGCCGGCTTGGCTGGACCACTTCAATGCCAAGGACCTCAAGATTTTGTTCAAGTGCTCTTTGGCTGTTTGGATTCTCACCTTGTTCATCTACATCAGTGATACACTGAGAGTGCTCGGTCAGTCGGCATTCTTTGGATG TGTTGTTCTATTCATCATGCCGCCTTCGGGCGTCGTATTCATCCACTTCGCAGCCGGAGTTATGATCTGTGTTGGTCTTGCGCTCGGCTGGGCCTGGGGAGTCATCACTATGAAAGCTGCTCTGGCGACAAGGCCTCTGGCTGATTTACAACAACGCTACGCGGAATTGCAACAATCAATGCCACAAAACACGACCAATGTTGACCAAGCGTCGGGTCAGGCAACCTATCAACAAATAGCCATCTATGAAGGCTTCATGTTGGATACTCGAGTATCGGTCACGTACTTCTGCATGATGGGGTTGTTTGTCTATCTTATG GCGCGCCTGCGAGTTTCCGCTCCCAATCTGATGCTTGTTTCGATGTTTTCCATGATTGTTGCCGACATCTATTTCACGACAGCACCGCTCATTCCCACTTTCAATGGTACCATTCCAAAAGTCTTGATTCTGCCAAGTGCCATCGCAGTTGGCGTTGGAGTTGTTTGCAACTTGTTGTTTTTCCCGCAATCAACGTCACAAATCGCCCTCGGAAGCCTGGAAGACCTTCTCCGCCCCATGAATGGTTACATCAAGGCTCTGACCTGGCACTTCAAGACGAGAACCAGGTTTGAGCCTGAGCAGCTACAAGCGCTGAAAAGTGCCTTGACCGTATCCTTCAAAAGCGTTGAGAGTGCCGTCAAGTTTCTGCCTTTAGACTTTTCTTATCGAAGATGGAGTCCTGAAGATATCAAGTCTTTCCAAGAACCGTTGCGACAAGTGTTGGTGTCCTTTGGAGAGTTACTACAACTGTCGATCTCTCGCGAAGAGCTTTTTGCGAAGGATGAAGCTCTGACGAAAGCTGCcgaggaacttgagaagTCTGACAATGAGAAGCACCCACTGGCTTATCACATCGCGAAAGCGGCCGATCTTCGAGAGATCACGAGACATCCCGATACTGAAGATATGATTATCAAAGCCATCGATGCACTGTCCTCATGCGCTACTCCCTTACTGAAGACCCTGGAGCAAAGCGTCAATGCCATAATCGAAGCATTCTCAGGAGCTTCTCAAGCCGACATAATCAGCCAACATGAGCAGATCCTTGCATCGCTGCAAGAAACGCTCGAGGATTTCGAAGATACGGCTGCAGAGCAACTGATCGCCCCTCATGCTTATCTCTTTGACGCCAACGGCAAGGTTATCTACAATGATCGCCGCGCACCTCCTATGCTTGGCTTGATGTCTGGTCTTCTGTACCAGGAACGACTCATCAACCTAACCAAGAACATTGGAGGGGTTCTCGAAAGGGCTATCGAGATTGAGAGGGGTCGAACATCGAAGCGAGTATGGCTACCCAAAGGCCTCCAGCACATTTTCACCCTTGGCTTGTCACAAGATGCACCGCCTTCCACGATTCCCAACTCTAACGATCTTACTCGAACGATGTCCGTCATTTCCAAGCCCGAAAAGAAGCGAggtctcttcaacaagaagcgaaaggaaaaggaagaTCCTGAAGGGGCAAGAACAACAGCCACCATTTTGGAAAGTATGCAGCAGCCCACAAGCCGTCGACGAAGCAAATCGAGCCTTATCTTCCTGGCACTCATCAACTTCTTTACGGGCGTCGAGGGTCTTCACGCTCTTCGTGCTCTCATCCTGACTATCGCCCTTGCCGTTCCTGCTGTAATACCATCATCAGCTGGCTTCTATTATCGCGAGAAGGGACTGTGGGCCCTGATTATGGCGCAGATGGCTCTCGAGCCTTACATGTCTGACTTTACCTCTGGAATCCTCATTCGTACTCTCGGTACTGTCGCTGGAGGTATCCTGGGTCTTCTGTGCTGGTACATCGGATCCGGCAATGGCCCTGGAAACCCATACGGTCTAGCTGCCATCATGGCAGTCGCTATCATTGGCATGATGTGGTGGAGATTGTTTGCTCCGCCGCAGCATATGGCTGCAGGTATCATGCTTACATCAACGATGTACATGGTCATGTCGTATAGTTGGGTCGATACGCATATCCCTAGCTATGGTAATCCCGGAGTCGGATACGAGGTCTTCTGGCGGCgaatccttcttgtcctcatcGGTTTTGGCGCAGCCGTCCTTGTTGCGCTTCTTCCGCGACCCCTATCTGGAAACAGACATTATCGACAAATCTTATCCAGCCAGTTGTCGAGCATCAGAGACCGCTATGCCCTTCTGATTTCAGTCTGGCGCTCGCCTCCTGACGATTTTGTCGAGGTCATCGAGAAGCAGGCTACCACCACCGAAGAGCTGCTAAACTCCATCGCTCTTCCAATTCTGAAGACCAAGTTTGAGTTCTCCACTTCAAACATCGATACTGAAACGCTCAGCCGCGCCAATCATCTTTGCAACAACCTCAACGTCTTCCTAGCACAATTCAGCTTGACCGCCACGAAGCTACCATTTCCAGTCCGCGAGAGGTTCTTTTATCGTGTGAGTGCAGGCGACGAAAACCTGATCGCTGACCTGATGTCAACCATGACCCTTCTTCAGCATTCTTTGATATCTGGAGAGCCTCTTCCGGCAATCTTGCCTACGCCTTTGGTGGGCCGGGCGATCCAGTTTAGGAGGCTGCGGGGAGACTTTCAAGACGAGGGTAACTCCAAGGAATACTTGGCGAAGCAAGAAGGAAGACATTGGTCAGCAGCTGTTTATGCCTTTGTGAGATTTTTAGGCAcgcttgatgagcttgttgtAGTCGTGAAGAAGTCTGTCGGTGAGAGATCACATATTAATGCGGAGGCTTTGGGAGGGAATATGTACTAG
- a CDS encoding major facilitator superfamily domain-containing protein yields the protein MSEPTEADSRRHPAHKVFEELGLVSLYRSTKDVKILCAQRFIRLFAYGGSTLVLVAYLRELGVSTTRVGLFMTLTLVGDIIISFLLALFADGVGRRAVLALGAILMTASGIVFATSSNYWILLAAAILGVISPGGNEIGPFRGVEESIIAHLTDAARRGDVYAWYSLSGTAGGAFGLLTCGWIIHHMRVNLGMDVVEVYRDVFYGYSVMGVLKLISAIILSSAVEVHHEHEQESPANNGEQAPLLPDNSQAQTSDQPQPKKQLRARISRESIPTVVTLCTLLALDSFASGLAPLSWITYYFKSYYHIEEGKLGSIFFTTSIIAAGSMLVASSLAKRFGNVRTMVFTHLPSAVFLALVPIPNDVHLSVLFLILRSCTQSMDVAPRSAFLAAIIKPKERTVVIGLINVAKTTSQSLGPLITGLLADSNYFWVSFIMAGSLKVCYDLGFLGLFKHHEHVEAKRNHGEEGSQ from the exons ATGTCGGAACCTACCGAAGCAGATTCGAGACGTCATCCCGCCCATAAAGTttttgaagaacttgggCTTGTTTCGCTCTATCGATCGACCAAAGATGTCAAGATCCTTTGCGCACAGAGATTCATCCGTCTTTTTGCCTACGGCGGATCTACCTTAGTTCTTGTAGCCTATTTGCGAGAACTTGGCGTATCGACAACCCGCGTCGGCTTGTTCATGACATTGACGTTGGTTGGTGATATCATCATTAGCTTCCTGCTTGCGCTATTTGCTGATGGCGTTGGCCGACGCGCGGTCTTGGCTTTGGGGGCAATCTTGATGACTGCGAGTGGGATTGTGTTTGCTACCTCTAGTAATTACTGGATTTTGCTTGCTGCTGCAATCTTGGGTGTTATTAGTCCTGG TGGCAACGAAATTGGACCCTttcgtggtgttgaggagagCATCATTGCACATCTAACTGATGCTGCCAGACGAGGCGATGTCTATGCTTGGTACAGTCTCTCCGGTACGGCTGGCGGTGCCTTTGGTCTTTTGACCTGCGGTTGGATTATTCACCATATGCGCGTCAACCTCGGCatggatgttgttgaagtgTATCGCGACGTGTTCTATGGCTACTCGGTGATGGGTGTGCTGAAGTTGATCTCGgccatcatcttgagctCTGCAGTTGAAGTTCACCATGAGCATGAGCAAGAATCACCAGCAAACAACGGCGAACAAGCACCCCTGCTTCCCGATaattctcaagctcaaacCTCGGATCAGCCCCAGcccaagaagcagcttcGAGCTCGAATTTCTCGCGAGAGTATCCCGACTGTCGTGACCCTTTGCACTCTGTTGGCCTTGGATAGCTTTGCTTCAGGACTGGCTCCTCT CTCATGGATCACTTACTACTTCAAATCTTACTACCATATCGAGGAAGGGAAGCTAGGTTCTATTTTTTTCACCACGAGCATCATCGCTGCTGGATCGATGCTGGTAGCATCTTCCCTTGCCAAGCGATTCGGCAATGTTCGA ACTATGGTATTTACTCACCTTCCATCTGCGGTCTTCTTGGCCCTGGTCCCCATCCCCAACGACGTCCACCTATCGGTTCTCTTCCTCATTCTACGATCTTGCACTCAGTCAATGGATGTTGCACCCCGCTCAGCATTCCTCGCCGCTATAATCAAACCGAAGGAGCGAACCGTCGTTATTGGCCTAATCAACGTAGCAAAAACGACATCTCAGAGCCTTGGACCGCTCATCACAGGACTTCTCGCAGATTCGAACTACTTCTGGgtctcattcatcatggctggatCTTTAAAGGTCTGTTATGACTTGGGATTCCTTGGTCTCTTCAAGCATCACGAACATGTGGAAGCAAAGAGAAACCACGGGGAAGAGGGAAGCCAGTGA
- a CDS encoding glycoside hydrolase superfamily, with product MKLLSLSTVGLLALAGLSIGQETKDVPIQDNGLTNIVEWDDHSYLINGERIFVFSGEFHYWRLPVPELWRDLLEKIKAAGFTAFSIYNSWGYHEATPGVLDFENGAHDFVSIMTLAKELGLYLLIRPGPYVNAEANAGGFPLWVTTGEYGKLRNDDPRYTKAWSKYWTEISKIIEPHLITNGGNVAMFQIENELGGQWKNDDKRILNEPTANYMQLLKESARKAGIDVPVFHNAPNTRTFSWSNDFERNATGNVDVTGVDSYPSCWSCNLDECTGTNGEYVPYNIQDYVTYFNKQSPRQPHFLPEFQGGSYNPWGGPEGGCPGDIGSDFANIFYRDLLAQQATAISLYMMYGGTNWGWFACPVVATSYDYSSPISENRAIWDKYYETKSLTLFTRVAHDLTKTTRVTNSTSLSTNDAILISELRHEENDAAFYVARHDHSPSGTKETFKLHVKTSEGKLTIPQNEGSITINGHQSKVIPTDFHFGKKTLLYSTAEVLTYSIIDNKEVIVLWLPEGEQGEFTLKGHTELKHDKSLKGIKVKAGKKSVTVNYTQQKGLFTLNLKDGSTIVLADRKTAYKFWAPTLDNNPFAPVNKTVLIHGPYLVRHATIKNGQLNIQGDLDSATEATVFAPESLKSIAWNGEKVKVSSKEGHKYTIKLKGPSKVTLPKLESWKYADSLPEIKTDYKTSSSAWVVADKKNTTNAVLVPDQKNPVLYVDEYKIHYGNHIYRATFPTTSSAPTGVYLNLTGGMAFGYSVWLNSDYIGSYLGEATTGHAGQEFSFKNATLSKKENVLVVLMDNSGHDLRDGALDPRGITNATLIGPAKGGYKFSEWKIAGHAGSIEGEVIDPIRGPLNEGGLYAERIGAHLPGFSDKKWKSYSSKQGTLVNPSAGVRAYRTTVDLDIPDGLDVGVSFKLTAPSNTTFSATKKGYSNQVRVLLFVNGYQYGRFNPYIGNQISFPVPPGVLNYDGENTIAVTVWSQSAQGGEVKVEWEVDYAHTSSFDVKFDSKYLRPDWTKERLQYA from the exons ATGAAGTTGCTTTCGCTTTCAACTGTCGGGCTGCTTGCCTTGGCTGGTTTGTCGATTGGACAAGAGACAAAGGATGTGCCAATTCAAGACAATGGACTCACAAACATCGTTGAATG GGACGACCATAGTTACCTCATCAATGGCGAGAGAATCTTTGTCTTCTCTGGAGAGTTCCATTACTGGCGTCTGCCTGT ACCCGAACTTTGGCGCGACTTGCTAGAAAAGATCAAAGCCGCCGGCTTCACAGCCTTCAGCATCTACAACAGCTGGGGCTACCACGAAGCGACCCCAGGCGTCCTCGACTTCGAAAATGGCGCCCACGATTTCGTGTCGATCATGACCCTTGCCAAAGAGCTCGGCCTCTATCTCCTGATCCGTCCTGGTCCCTACGTCAATGCCGAGGCTAACGCCGGAGGCTTTCCTCTGTGGGTCACGACCGGAGAGTACGGCAAGCTTCGAAACGATGATCCTAGATACACTAAGGCTTGGTCTAAGTATTGGACTGAGATTTCCAAGATTATTGAGCCACATCTCATTACCAATGGCGGCAATGTTGCCATGTTCCAG ATTGAGAACGAGTTAGGCGGCCAGTGGAAGAATGACGACAAGAGAATCTTGAACGAGCCTACCGCCAACTACATGCAACTTCTCAAGGAGTCCGCCAGAAAGGCCGGCATCGATGTTCCTGTATTCCACAACGCGCCCAACACT CGTACATTTTCTTGGTCCAACGACTTCGAGCGCAATGCAACCGGCAACGTCGATGTCACCGGTGTCGACAGCTACCCCTCCTGCTGGAGCTGCAACCTTGACGAATGCACCGGCACCAACGGCGAGTACGTCCCTTACAACATCCAAGACTATGTCACCTACTTCAACAAGCAATCTCCCCGTCAACCTCACTTCTTGCCTGAGTTCCAGGGCGGTTCCTACAACCCATGGGGCGGTCCAGAGGGCGGATGCCCTGGCGATATCGGCTCTGACTTTGCCAACATTTTCTACCGTGACTTGCTCGCACAACAGGCCACCGCCATTTCTCTGTACATGATGTACGGAGGCACAAACTGGGGTTGGTTCGCTTGCCCTGTTGTTGCAACTAGCTACGATTACTCCTCGCCTATCTCCGAGAACCGTGCTATCTGGGATAAGTACTACGAGACCAAGTCGCTGACTCTCTTCACACGTGTTGCGCACGATCTTACCAAAACCACCCGAGTCACCAACAGTACTTCCCTTTCTACGAACGATGCTATCTTGATATCCGAGCTTCGACATGAAGAGAATGATGCTGCTTTCTACGTTGCCCGACACGATCACTCACCTTCCGGTACCAAAGAGACCTTCAAGCTTCATGTTAAGACCTCGGAGGGCAAGC TCACCATCCCTCAGAACGAGGGCTCAATTACCATTAACGGCCATCAGTCCAAGGTCATCCCAACTGACTTTCACTTCGGCAAGAAGACACTCCTCTACTCGACGGCCGAGGTCCTCACCTACtccatcatcgacaacaaggAGGTCATTGTCCTCTGGCTTCCTGAGGGCGAGCAAGGAGAGTTCACTCTCAAGGGACACACCGAGCTCAAGCACGACAAGTCTCTAAAGggcatcaaggtcaaggctggcaagaagaGCGTTACTGTCAACTACACTCAGCAGAAGGGTCTTTTCACTCTCAACCTGAAGGATGGCTCCACCATTGTTCTGGCTGATCGAAAGACTGCTTACAAGTTCTGGGCTCCTACACTGGATAACAACCCTTTTGCGCCTGTCAATAAGACTG TTCTGATCCACGGCCCCTACCTCGTCCGCCACGCCACCATTAAGAACGGACAACTCAACATCCAGGGCGATCTCGACAGCGCCACCGAGGCCACTGTCTTTGCTCCCGAGTCTCTCAAGTCCATCGCCTGGAACggtgagaaggtcaaggtttCGTCCAAAGAAGGCCACAAGTACaccatcaagctcaagggccCTTCAAAGGTCACATTGCCCAAGCTTGAGTCCTGGAAGTATGCCGACAGCTTGCCCGAAATCAAGACCGACTACAAGACTTCATCCTCGGCCTGGGTTG TTGCCGATAAGAAGAACACCACCAACGCGGTCCTTGTCCCCGATCAGAAGAACCCCGTGCTCTACGTCGATGAGTACAAGATCCACTACGGAAACCACATTTACAGAGCTACTTTCCCCACCACTAGCTCTGCCCCTACCGGTGTTTATCTTAACCTCACTGGTGGCATGGCCTTTGGCTACTCCGTCTGGCTGAACTCGGATTATATCGGCTCTTACCTCGGTGAAGCTACCACTGGCCATGCAGGTCAAGAGTTCTCCTTCAAGAACGCCACTCTGTCGAAGAAGGAGAACGTTCTGGTGGTTCTGATGGATAACTCTGGCCACGACCTACGTGATGGCGCTCTTGACCCTCGAGGTATCACCAACGCTACTCTCATTGGCCCTGCCAAGGGCGGTTATAAGTTCTCTGAGTGGAAGATTGCTGGTCATGCTGGAAGCATTGAAGGCGAGGTCATCGATCCCATCCGCGGCCCCCTCAACGAAGGTGGTCTCTACGCTGAGCGTATCGGCGCTCACTTGCCTGGCTTCTCCGACAAGAAGTGGAAGTCTTACTCTTCTAAGCAGGGAACTCTCGTCAACCCTTCGGCTGGAGTCCGTGCCTACAGAACGACCGTTGATCTTGATATTCCCGATGGCCTAGACGTCGGTGTCTCGTTCAAGCTTACAGCGCCTTCCAACACAACCTTCTCCGCCACCAAGAAGGGCTACAGCAACCAAGTTAGAGTTCTTCTGTTTGTCAACGGCTACCAGTACGGACGATTCAACCCATACATTGGCAATCAGATATCTTTCCCCGTTCCTCCTGGTGTTCTGAACTACGATGGAGAAAACACCATCGCTGTTACGGTCTGGAGTCAGAGCGCTCAGGGTGGTGAGGTCAAGGTCGAGTGGGAGGTTGACTATGCCCATACATCCAGCTTCGATGTCAAGTTTGACAGCAAGTATCTCCGCCCAGATTGGACCAAAGAGAGACTGCAGTACGCTTAG
- a CDS encoding Alpha/Beta hydrolase protein — protein sequence MTGLRYDPEYLEALGPVTKERKPEPSKSVFEIRKSTEDVIRRVVTTSQYPDGVKETLYKVESYDGVEIEVTRFASEETLASDKPTPAVMYFHGGGYVSCYVELFAPQIARFANDSKLQYFAVSYRLAPEHPAPAGVEDAYAALEFVSKSAVDLNIDPTKIALHGDSAGGGLAAGLALMARDRQLSPPIAKQLLVYPMLDDRDHVEKDDPILDLMVWKPDGAKLAWDVYASKVREKGDPQTLSYAIPARAVTLRGLPSTYIDVGCLDLFRDENLEHIVDHGAFWAHRTTTVLTITAAADQSNNELRGSQESH from the exons ATGACTGGTTTAAGATACGACCCTGAATACCTCGAGGCTCTGGGGCCGGTTACCAAGGAACGAAAGCCCGAGCCATCTAAATCAGTTTTTGAGATCAGGAAGAGCACCGAGGATGTCATCCGGCGAGTCGTCACTACTTCGCAATATCCCGATGGCGTGAAAGAGACTTTGTACAAAGTCGAAAGTTACGATGGAGTCGAAATTGAAGTCACCCGCTTTGCTTCCGAGGAGACGTTGGCTTCGGACAAGCCAACACCCGCTGTGATGTACTTTCACGGTGGTGGTTATGTCTCTTGTTACGTGGAGCTATTTGCGCCTCAAATCGCCCGTTTCGCAAACGACTCAAAGCTTCAATACTTTGCGGTATCCTATCGGCTGGCGCCGGAGCATCCTGCTCCTGCTGGGGTTGAAGACGCATATGCGGCTCTTGAATTTGTGTCAAAGTCTGCGGTGGATCTCAATATCGACCCTACCAAGATCGCGCTGCACGGTGACAGCGCTGGTGGAGGACTCGCCGCGGGTCTTGCTTTGATGGCGAGAGACCGACAGCTAAGCCCTCCGATCGCGAAGCAACTGCTTGTCTATCCAATGCTAGATGACCGAGACCATGTTGAGAAAGATGATCCAATCCTGGATCTTATGGTCTGGAAACCTGATGGTGCGAAGCTTGCATGGGACGTGTACGCCTCCAAGGTTCGAGAGAAGGGTGATCCGCAAACCTTATCTTACGCGATTCCAGCTCGGGCTGTGACGCTGCGAGGCCTGCCTTCCACCTATATCGACGTGGGATGTCTCGATCTGTTTAGGGATGAGAACCTGGA GCACATTGTCGATCATGGTGCTTTCTGGGCGCATCGGACGACGACCGTCTTGACCATCACAGCTGCAGCGGATCAGTCCAACAACGAGCTCCGAGGCAGCCAAGAAAGCCACTGA